A genome region from Euphorbia lathyris chromosome 4, ddEupLath1.1, whole genome shotgun sequence includes the following:
- the LOC136225979 gene encoding glucosamine inositolphosphorylceramide transferase 1, with product MGLSGVGGGGMESTTGGKSTEMSIKWCKWEYKQQWLHYRVFSSGLVFFLCCLVLYGSIGLLFGWFLFNKPYMGGFNSLGCQGDNEGSWSIGTFYGDSPFSLKSIETMNMEKDDKAAWPVANPVVTCASVSDAGFPSNFVADPFLYIQGDTLYLFFETKNSVTMQGDIGVAKSTDKGATWQQLGIALDEDWHLSYPYVFDYLGEIYMMPEASENGELRLYRAVNFPLQWRLEKVLIKKPLVDSFIIKHDGEYWLFGSDHSAFGTERNGQLEIWHSNSPLGPWKPHKKNPIYNIDKSLGARNGGRPFLYDGNLYRVGQDCGETYGRRVRVFKVEVLTKEDYKEVEVPLGFEEPTKGRNAWNGARYHHLDVQQLSSGEWIGVMDGDRVPSGDMVHRFLIGCASIAAVTAIIVILGLLLGAVKCIIPLNWCAYYSGKRSDTLLVWERPNVFSSKVRRFCGRLNRAASSLRVKIRPNTWAGRLAFTMIFVVGVALMFTSVKYIYGGNGAEEPYPLNGYYSQFTLLTMTYDARLWNLKMYVKHYSRCSSVKEIVVVWNKGTPPELSDLDSAVPVRIRLEPENSLNNRFKKDPLIKTRAVLELDDDIMMSCDDIERGFKVWRQYPKRIVGFYPRYISVRSLKYRGEKYARTHSGYNMILTGAAFIDSKLAFERYWSKEAEAGRDLVDKYFNCEDVLLNYLYANASSSKAVEYVRPTWAIDTSKFSGAAISRNTQVHYKIRSNCLQKFSKMYGSLGERKSEFDRRKDGWDL from the exons ATGGGATTATCAGGAGTAGGAGGCGGAGGTATGGAGAGTACAACAGGTGGAAAAAGTACTGAAATGAGTATCAAGTGGTGTAAATGGGAATATAAACAACAGTGGCTTCATTATAGAGTATTTTCATCGGGTTTAGTCTTCTTTTTGTGCTGTTTGGTTTTGTATGGTTCaattggccttttgtttggctGGTTTTTGTTTAACAAACCTTATATGGGTGGTTTTAACTCTCTTGGCTGTCAAGGGGACAATGAGGGTTCTTGGTCTATTGGTACTTTCTATGGAGACTCTCCCTTTTCTCTCAAATCCATTGAAACT ATGAACATGGAGAAAGATGACAAAGCTGCCTGGCCAGTGGCTAACCCGGTTGTCACCTGTGCTTCAGTTTCAGATGCTGGTTTCCCCAGTAATTTCGTTGCGGATCCTTTTCTTTATATTCAG GGGGATACACTCTACCTGTTTTTTGAAACAAAGAATTCGGTCACCATGCAAGGAGATATTGGTGTTGCTAAAAGTACCGATAAGGGAGCAACATGGCAGCAGTTGGGCATTGCCTTGGATGAGGATTGGCATCTCTCTTATCCCTATGTATTTGACTATCTTGGCGAA ATATACATGATGCCTGAGGCTAGTGAGAACGGGGAACTTCGTCTTTATAGAGCTGTCAATTTTCCGTTGCAGTGGAGACTGGAGAAAGTCCTTATAAAAAAACCGCTTGTTGATTCCTTCATCATTAAACATGATGGAGAATATTGGCTCTTTGGTTCGGATCATAGTGCTTTTGGAACAGAAAGAAATGGACAGCTGGAGATCTGGCACAGCAATTCGCCTCTTGGTCCTTGGAAACCACACAAGAAGAATCCAATttataatattgataaaagctTGGGAGCGAGAAATGGAGGAAGACCGTTTTTATATGATGGAAATCTTTACCGAGTCGGTCAGGACTGTGGTGAAACATACGGACGACGAGTACGGGTTTTTAAGGTGGAAGTGCTTACCAAGGAGGATTACAAAGAAGTTGAAGTCCCCTTAGGATTTGAAGAGCCCACGAAAGGACGGAATGCTTGGAATGGTGCTCGCTATCACCATCTTGATGTCCAGCAGCTAAGTTCTGGTGAGTGGATTGGGGTTATGGACGGGGACCGCGTGCCTTCTGGAGACATGGTTCACCGGTTTTTGATTGGTTGTGCTTCAATTGCTGCAGTAACTGCTATTATTGTTATACTGGGTCTGCTGCTTGGAGCTGTGAAATGCATTATTCCTCTTAACTGGTGTGCATACTACTCGGGGAAGAGAAGTGATACTCTTTTGGTTTGGGAACGCCCAAATGTGTTTTCATCAAAGGTTAGACGGTTTTGTGGTCGGTTGAACAGAGCAGCTTCGTCTCTTCGAGTTAAAATAAGGCCAAATACTTGGGCGGGAAGACTGGCTTTCACTATGATATTTGTCGTTGGAGTTGCACTTATGTTTACTAGTGTGAAGTATATCTACGGAGGCAATGGTGCAGAGGAACCTTACCCGTTAAACGGTTACTATTCACAGTTTACATTATTGACAATGACATATGATGCTCGGCTTTGGAACTTGAAAATGTATGTTAAGCACTACTCCAGATGTTCTTCAGTTAAAGAGATTGTAGTTGTCTGGAACAAAGGCACACCCCCTGAATTAAGTGACCTGGACTCAGCTGTGCCTGTTAGAATCAGATTGGAACCTGAGAATTCGCTAAACAATCGGTTCAAAAAGGATCCACTGATAAAGACCCGCGCTGTTCTTGAGCTTGATGATGATATTATGATGAGCTGTGATGACATCGAACGCGGATTCAAAGTCTGGCGTCAATACCCAAAACGCATCGTTGGGTTCTATCCCCGTTACATTAGTGTTAGATCGTTGAAGTATAGAGGTGAGAAATATGCACGGACTCACAGTGGTTATAACATGATTCTTACAGGCGCAGCTTTTATAGACAGTAAACTGGCTTTCGAAAGGTATTGGAGCAAGGAAGCAGAGGCCGGGAGGGATTTAGTGGATAAATATTTTAACTGTGAAGATGTGCTACTGAATTACCTGTATGCAAATGCAAGCTCATCCAAGGCCGTCGAATATGTTAGACCAACATGGGCAATTGATACATCGAAATTTTCTGGTGCTGCAATTAGCCGAAATACGCAAGTACATTACAAAATAAGGAGTAATTGCCTCCAGAAGTTCTCCAAAATGTATGGAAGTTTAGGTGAGCGGAAGTCGGAATTTGATCGGCGGAAGGATGGGTGGGATTTATAG